A single region of the Oncorhynchus keta strain PuntledgeMale-10-30-2019 chromosome 37, Oket_V2, whole genome shotgun sequence genome encodes:
- the LOC118370212 gene encoding abl interactor 2-like isoform X8 — protein sequence MSVGEAGIWHALIAKDVKMAELQMLLEEEIPAGRSALLDSFTNLERVAEYCESNYVQSPDKHRALEETKNYTTQSLASVAYLINTLANNVLQMLDIQASQLRRMESSINHISQTVDIHKEKVARREIGILTTNKNTSRTHKIIAPANPERPVRYIRKPIDYSLLDDMGHGVKWLLRFKASAQNMKAGATGLPRTNPPTQKPPSPPMSGKGTIGRHSPYRTLEPVRPPVVPNDYVSSPTRHGNMAPPQQSPARTASVNQRNRTYSSGSSGGSHPSSSSRSSSRENSGSGSVGLPIAVPTPAPPPTAFPGTAPALPNPAKPPPTTTTTPVPSDGLPVLSLAPNPSPTPPPEGPPVPPPPPQLPISVTSTSPATFSTPAQGAPQFFSMNRPVQPQNPPAVGGSLPYRRPASLTGQPNSNMALNQPQPNGGPHFNQVPVSDVPPPPPPVEEAVFEEPTPPPPEDYEDDDEEEEESAVVEYSDPYAEEDPPWAPRTYMEKVVAIYDYAADKEDELSFNEGAIIYVIKKNDDGWYEGTMSGTTGLFPGNYVESIMHYAD from the exons ATGAGCGTTGGAGAGGCTGGGATCTGGCATGCATTGATTGCTAAAGATGTGAAAATGGCGGAGTTACAAATGCTTTTGGAAGAGGAGATTCCAGCTGGACGTAGTGCTTTATTAGATAGTTTTACCAATTTGGAAAGAGTTGCCGAGTATTGCGAAAGCAACTATGTTCAG tCACCAGATAAGCACAGAGCGTTGGAGGAGACTAAGAACTACACCACCCAGTCTCTGGCCAGCGTAGCCTACCTGATCAACACCTTGGCCAACAATGTCCTGCagatgcttgacattcaggcctcCCAGCTCCGCCGCATGGAGTCCTCCATCAACCACATCTCACAG ACAGTGGACATCCACAAAGAGAAAGTGGCCAGGCGGGAGATTGGCATCCTGACCACCAATAAGAACACCTCTCGCACACATAAGATCATTGCTCCGGCCAATCCAGAGAGGCCGGTGCGCTACATCCGCAAGCCAATCGACTACAGCCTGCTGGATGACATGGGCCACGGAGTCAAG TGGTTGCTAAGGTTTAAG GCCAGTGCTCAGAACATGAAGGCCGGAGCCACAGGTCTCCCTCGCACCAATCCACCCACACAGAAGCCGCCAAGCCCACCCATGTCAGGGAAGGGAACCATTGG GCGCCACTCCCCCTATAGGACACTCGAGCCGGTGCGTCCTCCCGTTGTCCCTAACGACTACGTCTCGAGCCCGACGCGCCATGGCAACATGGCGCCCCCACAGCAGAGCCCTGCACGCACTGCGTCTGTTAATCAGAGGAACCGCACGTACAG CAGTGGCAGCAGTGGAGGCAGCcaccccagcagcagcagccgcagcagcagcagagagaaTAGCGGCAGCGGCTCCGTGGGCTTGCCTATCGCCGTGCCAACGCCTGCCCCGCCCCCCACAGCATTCCCAG GTACTGCCCCTGCCCTTCCCAACCCTGCTAAGCCACctcccactaccactactactcccGTCCCATCTGATGGCCTCCCTGTACTCTCTCTAGCTCCTaatccctcccccacccccccacccgaGGGTCCACCcgttccccctcccccaccccagcTCCCCATTTCCGTCACTAGCACCAGCCCTGCTACTTTCAGCACTCCCGCACAAG GTGCCCCCCAGTTCTTCAGCATGAACCGGCCGGTGCAACCACAGAACCCTCCTGCGGTGGGGGGGTCTCTGCCATACCGCCGGCCCGCATCATTGACGGGCCAGCCCAACTCCAACATGGCCctgaaccagccccagcccaacggAGGACCCCACTTCAACCAGGTCCCAG TCTCAGACGTGCCCCCTCCCCCGCCCCCTGTAGAAGAAGCTGTGTTTGAGGAACCCACCCCGCCCCCTCCAGAGGActatgaggatgatgatgaggaggaagaagagTCGGCCGTGGTGGAATACAGTGATCCCTATGCAGAGGAGGACCCCCCGTGGGCCCCACGCACCTACATGGAGAAAG TGGTGGCGATCTACGACTACGCGGCGGACAAGGAGGACGAGCTATCCTTCAACGAGGGCGCTATCATCTACGTCATCAAGAAGAACGACGACGGCTGGTACGAAGGAACGATGAGTGGCACCACCGGCCTCTTCCCCGGAAACTACGTCGAGTCCATCATGCACTATGCCgactga
- the LOC118370212 gene encoding abl interactor 2-like isoform X1, whose amino-acid sequence MSVGEAGIWHALIAKDVKMAELQMLLEEEIPAGRSALLDSFTNLERVAEYCESNYVQSPDKHRALEETKNYTTQSLASVAYLINTLANNVLQMLDIQASQLRRMESSINHISQTVDIHKEKVARREIGILTTNKNTSRTHKIIAPANPERPVRYIRKPIDYSLLDDMGHGVKWLLRFKASAQNMKAGATGLPRTNPPTQKPPSPPMSGKGTIGRHSPYRTLEPVRPPVVPNDYVSSPTRHGNMAPPQQSPARTASVNQRNRTYSSGSSGGSHPSSSSRSSSRENSGSGSVGLPIAVPTPAPPPTAFPGTAPALPNPAKPPPTTTTTPVPSDGLPVLSLAPNPSPTPPPEGPPVPPPPPQLPISVTSTSPATFSTPAQGAPQFFSMNRPVQPQNPPAVGGSLPYRRPASLTGQPNSNMALNQPQPNGGPHFNQVPAGPLVAPPPPSMQITPQLPLMGFVARVQETKFCLSSYTFSMDTQTTTPALRHMHGNASVNPHVYIPLVEEAVFEEPTPPPPEDYEDDDEEEEESAVVEYSDPYAEEDPPWAPRTYMEKVVAIYDYAADKEDELSFNEGAIIYVIKKNDDGWYEGTMSGTTGLFPGNYVESIMHYAD is encoded by the exons ATGAGCGTTGGAGAGGCTGGGATCTGGCATGCATTGATTGCTAAAGATGTGAAAATGGCGGAGTTACAAATGCTTTTGGAAGAGGAGATTCCAGCTGGACGTAGTGCTTTATTAGATAGTTTTACCAATTTGGAAAGAGTTGCCGAGTATTGCGAAAGCAACTATGTTCAG tCACCAGATAAGCACAGAGCGTTGGAGGAGACTAAGAACTACACCACCCAGTCTCTGGCCAGCGTAGCCTACCTGATCAACACCTTGGCCAACAATGTCCTGCagatgcttgacattcaggcctcCCAGCTCCGCCGCATGGAGTCCTCCATCAACCACATCTCACAG ACAGTGGACATCCACAAAGAGAAAGTGGCCAGGCGGGAGATTGGCATCCTGACCACCAATAAGAACACCTCTCGCACACATAAGATCATTGCTCCGGCCAATCCAGAGAGGCCGGTGCGCTACATCCGCAAGCCAATCGACTACAGCCTGCTGGATGACATGGGCCACGGAGTCAAG TGGTTGCTAAGGTTTAAG GCCAGTGCTCAGAACATGAAGGCCGGAGCCACAGGTCTCCCTCGCACCAATCCACCCACACAGAAGCCGCCAAGCCCACCCATGTCAGGGAAGGGAACCATTGG GCGCCACTCCCCCTATAGGACACTCGAGCCGGTGCGTCCTCCCGTTGTCCCTAACGACTACGTCTCGAGCCCGACGCGCCATGGCAACATGGCGCCCCCACAGCAGAGCCCTGCACGCACTGCGTCTGTTAATCAGAGGAACCGCACGTACAG CAGTGGCAGCAGTGGAGGCAGCcaccccagcagcagcagccgcagcagcagcagagagaaTAGCGGCAGCGGCTCCGTGGGCTTGCCTATCGCCGTGCCAACGCCTGCCCCGCCCCCCACAGCATTCCCAG GTACTGCCCCTGCCCTTCCCAACCCTGCTAAGCCACctcccactaccactactactcccGTCCCATCTGATGGCCTCCCTGTACTCTCTCTAGCTCCTaatccctcccccacccccccacccgaGGGTCCACCcgttccccctcccccaccccagcTCCCCATTTCCGTCACTAGCACCAGCCCTGCTACTTTCAGCACTCCCGCACAAG GTGCCCCCCAGTTCTTCAGCATGAACCGGCCGGTGCAACCACAGAACCCTCCTGCGGTGGGGGGGTCTCTGCCATACCGCCGGCCCGCATCATTGACGGGCCAGCCCAACTCCAACATGGCCctgaaccagccccagcccaacggAGGACCCCACTTCAACCAGGTCCCAG CAGGTCCTCTTgttgccccccctcccccctccatgcAGATCACTCCTCAGCTCCCTCTGATGGGCTTTGTGGCTCGGGTACAGGAGACCA AATTCTGTTTGTCTTCATACACTTTCAGCATGGATACCCAAACAACCACTCCAGCCCTCCGCCACATGCATGGGAATGCCAGTGTCAATCCACATGTCTACATTCCACTGGTTG AAGAAGCTGTGTTTGAGGAACCCACCCCGCCCCCTCCAGAGGActatgaggatgatgatgaggaggaagaagagTCGGCCGTGGTGGAATACAGTGATCCCTATGCAGAGGAGGACCCCCCGTGGGCCCCACGCACCTACATGGAGAAAG TGGTGGCGATCTACGACTACGCGGCGGACAAGGAGGACGAGCTATCCTTCAACGAGGGCGCTATCATCTACGTCATCAAGAAGAACGACGACGGCTGGTACGAAGGAACGATGAGTGGCACCACCGGCCTCTTCCCCGGAAACTACGTCGAGTCCATCATGCACTATGCCgactga
- the LOC118370212 gene encoding abl interactor 2-like isoform X21, with the protein MSVGEAGIWHALIAKDVKMAELQMLLEEEIPAGRSALLDSFTNLERVAEYCESNYVQSPDKHRALEETKNYTTQSLASVAYLINTLANNVLQMLDIQASQLRRMESSINHISQTVDIHKEKVARREIGILTTNKNTSRTHKIIAPANPERPVRYIRKPIDYSLLDDMGHGVKWLLRFKASAQNMKAGATGLPRTNPPTQKPPSPPMSGKGTIGSGSSGGSHPSSSSRSSSRENSGSGSVGLPIAVPTPAPPPTAFPGAPQFFSMNRPVQPQNPPAVGGSLPYRRPASLTGQPNSNMALNQPQPNGGPHFNQVPGPLVAPPPPSMQITPQLPLMGFVARVQETISDVPPPPPPVEEAVFEEPTPPPPEDYEDDDEEEEESAVVEYSDPYAEEDPPWAPRTYMEKVVAIYDYAADKEDELSFNEGAIIYVIKKNDDGWYEGTMSGTTGLFPGNYVESIMHYAD; encoded by the exons ATGAGCGTTGGAGAGGCTGGGATCTGGCATGCATTGATTGCTAAAGATGTGAAAATGGCGGAGTTACAAATGCTTTTGGAAGAGGAGATTCCAGCTGGACGTAGTGCTTTATTAGATAGTTTTACCAATTTGGAAAGAGTTGCCGAGTATTGCGAAAGCAACTATGTTCAG tCACCAGATAAGCACAGAGCGTTGGAGGAGACTAAGAACTACACCACCCAGTCTCTGGCCAGCGTAGCCTACCTGATCAACACCTTGGCCAACAATGTCCTGCagatgcttgacattcaggcctcCCAGCTCCGCCGCATGGAGTCCTCCATCAACCACATCTCACAG ACAGTGGACATCCACAAAGAGAAAGTGGCCAGGCGGGAGATTGGCATCCTGACCACCAATAAGAACACCTCTCGCACACATAAGATCATTGCTCCGGCCAATCCAGAGAGGCCGGTGCGCTACATCCGCAAGCCAATCGACTACAGCCTGCTGGATGACATGGGCCACGGAGTCAAG TGGTTGCTAAGGTTTAAG GCCAGTGCTCAGAACATGAAGGCCGGAGCCACAGGTCTCCCTCGCACCAATCCACCCACACAGAAGCCGCCAAGCCCACCCATGTCAGGGAAGGGAACCATTGG CAGTGGCAGCAGTGGAGGCAGCcaccccagcagcagcagccgcagcagcagcagagagaaTAGCGGCAGCGGCTCCGTGGGCTTGCCTATCGCCGTGCCAACGCCTGCCCCGCCCCCCACAGCATTCCCAG GTGCCCCCCAGTTCTTCAGCATGAACCGGCCGGTGCAACCACAGAACCCTCCTGCGGTGGGGGGGTCTCTGCCATACCGCCGGCCCGCATCATTGACGGGCCAGCCCAACTCCAACATGGCCctgaaccagccccagcccaacggAGGACCCCACTTCAACCAGGTCCCAG GTCCTCTTgttgccccccctcccccctccatgcAGATCACTCCTCAGCTCCCTCTGATGGGCTTTGTGGCTCGGGTACAGGAGACCA TCTCAGACGTGCCCCCTCCCCCGCCCCCTGTAGAAGAAGCTGTGTTTGAGGAACCCACCCCGCCCCCTCCAGAGGActatgaggatgatgatgaggaggaagaagagTCGGCCGTGGTGGAATACAGTGATCCCTATGCAGAGGAGGACCCCCCGTGGGCCCCACGCACCTACATGGAGAAAG TGGTGGCGATCTACGACTACGCGGCGGACAAGGAGGACGAGCTATCCTTCAACGAGGGCGCTATCATCTACGTCATCAAGAAGAACGACGACGGCTGGTACGAAGGAACGATGAGTGGCACCACCGGCCTCTTCCCCGGAAACTACGTCGAGTCCATCATGCACTATGCCgactga
- the LOC118370212 gene encoding abl interactor 2-like isoform X12, whose protein sequence is MSVGEAGIWHALIAKDVKMAELQMLLEEEIPAGRSALLDSFTNLERVAEYCESNYVQSPDKHRALEETKNYTTQSLASVAYLINTLANNVLQMLDIQASQLRRMESSINHISQTVDIHKEKVARREIGILTTNKNTSRTHKIIAPANPERPVRYIRKPIDYSLLDDMGHGVKASAQNMKAGATGLPRTNPPTQKPPSPPMSGKGTIGRHSPYRTLEPVRPPVVPNDYVSSPTRHGNMAPPQQSPARTASVNQRNRTYSSGSSGGSHPSSSSRSSSRENSGSGSVGLPIAVPTPAPPPTAFPGAPQFFSMNRPVQPQNPPAVGGSLPYRRPASLTGQPNSNMALNQPQPNGGPHFNQVPGPLVAPPPPSMQITPQLPLMGFVARVQETKFCLSSYTFSMDTQTTTPALRHMHGNASVNPHVYIPLVEEAVFEEPTPPPPEDYEDDDEEEEESAVVEYSDPYAEEDPPWAPRTYMEKVVAIYDYAADKEDELSFNEGAIIYVIKKNDDGWYEGTMSGTTGLFPGNYVESIMHYAD, encoded by the exons ATGAGCGTTGGAGAGGCTGGGATCTGGCATGCATTGATTGCTAAAGATGTGAAAATGGCGGAGTTACAAATGCTTTTGGAAGAGGAGATTCCAGCTGGACGTAGTGCTTTATTAGATAGTTTTACCAATTTGGAAAGAGTTGCCGAGTATTGCGAAAGCAACTATGTTCAG tCACCAGATAAGCACAGAGCGTTGGAGGAGACTAAGAACTACACCACCCAGTCTCTGGCCAGCGTAGCCTACCTGATCAACACCTTGGCCAACAATGTCCTGCagatgcttgacattcaggcctcCCAGCTCCGCCGCATGGAGTCCTCCATCAACCACATCTCACAG ACAGTGGACATCCACAAAGAGAAAGTGGCCAGGCGGGAGATTGGCATCCTGACCACCAATAAGAACACCTCTCGCACACATAAGATCATTGCTCCGGCCAATCCAGAGAGGCCGGTGCGCTACATCCGCAAGCCAATCGACTACAGCCTGCTGGATGACATGGGCCACGGAGTCAAG GCCAGTGCTCAGAACATGAAGGCCGGAGCCACAGGTCTCCCTCGCACCAATCCACCCACACAGAAGCCGCCAAGCCCACCCATGTCAGGGAAGGGAACCATTGG GCGCCACTCCCCCTATAGGACACTCGAGCCGGTGCGTCCTCCCGTTGTCCCTAACGACTACGTCTCGAGCCCGACGCGCCATGGCAACATGGCGCCCCCACAGCAGAGCCCTGCACGCACTGCGTCTGTTAATCAGAGGAACCGCACGTACAG CAGTGGCAGCAGTGGAGGCAGCcaccccagcagcagcagccgcagcagcagcagagagaaTAGCGGCAGCGGCTCCGTGGGCTTGCCTATCGCCGTGCCAACGCCTGCCCCGCCCCCCACAGCATTCCCAG GTGCCCCCCAGTTCTTCAGCATGAACCGGCCGGTGCAACCACAGAACCCTCCTGCGGTGGGGGGGTCTCTGCCATACCGCCGGCCCGCATCATTGACGGGCCAGCCCAACTCCAACATGGCCctgaaccagccccagcccaacggAGGACCCCACTTCAACCAGGTCCCAG GTCCTCTTgttgccccccctcccccctccatgcAGATCACTCCTCAGCTCCCTCTGATGGGCTTTGTGGCTCGGGTACAGGAGACCA AATTCTGTTTGTCTTCATACACTTTCAGCATGGATACCCAAACAACCACTCCAGCCCTCCGCCACATGCATGGGAATGCCAGTGTCAATCCACATGTCTACATTCCACTGGTTG AAGAAGCTGTGTTTGAGGAACCCACCCCGCCCCCTCCAGAGGActatgaggatgatgatgaggaggaagaagagTCGGCCGTGGTGGAATACAGTGATCCCTATGCAGAGGAGGACCCCCCGTGGGCCCCACGCACCTACATGGAGAAAG TGGTGGCGATCTACGACTACGCGGCGGACAAGGAGGACGAGCTATCCTTCAACGAGGGCGCTATCATCTACGTCATCAAGAAGAACGACGACGGCTGGTACGAAGGAACGATGAGTGGCACCACCGGCCTCTTCCCCGGAAACTACGTCGAGTCCATCATGCACTATGCCgactga
- the LOC118370212 gene encoding abl interactor 2-like isoform X3: MSVGEAGIWHALIAKDVKMAELQMLLEEEIPAGRSALLDSFTNLERVAEYCESNYVQSPDKHRALEETKNYTTQSLASVAYLINTLANNVLQMLDIQASQLRRMESSINHISQTVDIHKEKVARREIGILTTNKNTSRTHKIIAPANPERPVRYIRKPIDYSLLDDMGHGVKASAQNMKAGATGLPRTNPPTQKPPSPPMSGKGTIGRHSPYRTLEPVRPPVVPNDYVSSPTRHGNMAPPQQSPARTASVNQRNRTYSSGSSGGSHPSSSSRSSSRENSGSGSVGLPIAVPTPAPPPTAFPGTAPALPNPAKPPPTTTTTPVPSDGLPVLSLAPNPSPTPPPEGPPVPPPPPQLPISVTSTSPATFSTPAQGAPQFFSMNRPVQPQNPPAVGGSLPYRRPASLTGQPNSNMALNQPQPNGGPHFNQVPAGPLVAPPPPSMQITPQLPLMGFVARVQETKFCLSSYTFSMDTQTTTPALRHMHGNASVNPHVYIPLVEEAVFEEPTPPPPEDYEDDDEEEEESAVVEYSDPYAEEDPPWAPRTYMEKVVAIYDYAADKEDELSFNEGAIIYVIKKNDDGWYEGTMSGTTGLFPGNYVESIMHYAD; encoded by the exons ATGAGCGTTGGAGAGGCTGGGATCTGGCATGCATTGATTGCTAAAGATGTGAAAATGGCGGAGTTACAAATGCTTTTGGAAGAGGAGATTCCAGCTGGACGTAGTGCTTTATTAGATAGTTTTACCAATTTGGAAAGAGTTGCCGAGTATTGCGAAAGCAACTATGTTCAG tCACCAGATAAGCACAGAGCGTTGGAGGAGACTAAGAACTACACCACCCAGTCTCTGGCCAGCGTAGCCTACCTGATCAACACCTTGGCCAACAATGTCCTGCagatgcttgacattcaggcctcCCAGCTCCGCCGCATGGAGTCCTCCATCAACCACATCTCACAG ACAGTGGACATCCACAAAGAGAAAGTGGCCAGGCGGGAGATTGGCATCCTGACCACCAATAAGAACACCTCTCGCACACATAAGATCATTGCTCCGGCCAATCCAGAGAGGCCGGTGCGCTACATCCGCAAGCCAATCGACTACAGCCTGCTGGATGACATGGGCCACGGAGTCAAG GCCAGTGCTCAGAACATGAAGGCCGGAGCCACAGGTCTCCCTCGCACCAATCCACCCACACAGAAGCCGCCAAGCCCACCCATGTCAGGGAAGGGAACCATTGG GCGCCACTCCCCCTATAGGACACTCGAGCCGGTGCGTCCTCCCGTTGTCCCTAACGACTACGTCTCGAGCCCGACGCGCCATGGCAACATGGCGCCCCCACAGCAGAGCCCTGCACGCACTGCGTCTGTTAATCAGAGGAACCGCACGTACAG CAGTGGCAGCAGTGGAGGCAGCcaccccagcagcagcagccgcagcagcagcagagagaaTAGCGGCAGCGGCTCCGTGGGCTTGCCTATCGCCGTGCCAACGCCTGCCCCGCCCCCCACAGCATTCCCAG GTACTGCCCCTGCCCTTCCCAACCCTGCTAAGCCACctcccactaccactactactcccGTCCCATCTGATGGCCTCCCTGTACTCTCTCTAGCTCCTaatccctcccccacccccccacccgaGGGTCCACCcgttccccctcccccaccccagcTCCCCATTTCCGTCACTAGCACCAGCCCTGCTACTTTCAGCACTCCCGCACAAG GTGCCCCCCAGTTCTTCAGCATGAACCGGCCGGTGCAACCACAGAACCCTCCTGCGGTGGGGGGGTCTCTGCCATACCGCCGGCCCGCATCATTGACGGGCCAGCCCAACTCCAACATGGCCctgaaccagccccagcccaacggAGGACCCCACTTCAACCAGGTCCCAG CAGGTCCTCTTgttgccccccctcccccctccatgcAGATCACTCCTCAGCTCCCTCTGATGGGCTTTGTGGCTCGGGTACAGGAGACCA AATTCTGTTTGTCTTCATACACTTTCAGCATGGATACCCAAACAACCACTCCAGCCCTCCGCCACATGCATGGGAATGCCAGTGTCAATCCACATGTCTACATTCCACTGGTTG AAGAAGCTGTGTTTGAGGAACCCACCCCGCCCCCTCCAGAGGActatgaggatgatgatgaggaggaagaagagTCGGCCGTGGTGGAATACAGTGATCCCTATGCAGAGGAGGACCCCCCGTGGGCCCCACGCACCTACATGGAGAAAG TGGTGGCGATCTACGACTACGCGGCGGACAAGGAGGACGAGCTATCCTTCAACGAGGGCGCTATCATCTACGTCATCAAGAAGAACGACGACGGCTGGTACGAAGGAACGATGAGTGGCACCACCGGCCTCTTCCCCGGAAACTACGTCGAGTCCATCATGCACTATGCCgactga
- the LOC118370212 gene encoding abl interactor 2-like isoform X2, translating into MSVGEAGIWHALIAKDVKMAELQMLLEEEIPAGRSALLDSFTNLERVAEYCESNYVQSPDKHRALEETKNYTTQSLASVAYLINTLANNVLQMLDIQASQLRRMESSINHISQTVDIHKEKVARREIGILTTNKNTSRTHKIIAPANPERPVRYIRKPIDYSLLDDMGHGVKWLLRFKASAQNMKAGATGLPRTNPPTQKPPSPPMSGKGTIGRHSPYRTLEPVRPPVVPNDYVSSPTRHGNMAPPQQSPARTASVNQRNRTYSSGSSGGSHPSSSSRSSSRENSGSGSVGLPIAVPTPAPPPTAFPGTAPALPNPAKPPPTTTTTPVPSDGLPVLSLAPNPSPTPPPEGPPVPPPPPQLPISVTSTSPATFSTPAQGAPQFFSMNRPVQPQNPPAVGGSLPYRRPASLTGQPNSNMALNQPQPNGGPHFNQVPGPLVAPPPPSMQITPQLPLMGFVARVQETKFCLSSYTFSMDTQTTTPALRHMHGNASVNPHVYIPLVEEAVFEEPTPPPPEDYEDDDEEEEESAVVEYSDPYAEEDPPWAPRTYMEKVVAIYDYAADKEDELSFNEGAIIYVIKKNDDGWYEGTMSGTTGLFPGNYVESIMHYAD; encoded by the exons ATGAGCGTTGGAGAGGCTGGGATCTGGCATGCATTGATTGCTAAAGATGTGAAAATGGCGGAGTTACAAATGCTTTTGGAAGAGGAGATTCCAGCTGGACGTAGTGCTTTATTAGATAGTTTTACCAATTTGGAAAGAGTTGCCGAGTATTGCGAAAGCAACTATGTTCAG tCACCAGATAAGCACAGAGCGTTGGAGGAGACTAAGAACTACACCACCCAGTCTCTGGCCAGCGTAGCCTACCTGATCAACACCTTGGCCAACAATGTCCTGCagatgcttgacattcaggcctcCCAGCTCCGCCGCATGGAGTCCTCCATCAACCACATCTCACAG ACAGTGGACATCCACAAAGAGAAAGTGGCCAGGCGGGAGATTGGCATCCTGACCACCAATAAGAACACCTCTCGCACACATAAGATCATTGCTCCGGCCAATCCAGAGAGGCCGGTGCGCTACATCCGCAAGCCAATCGACTACAGCCTGCTGGATGACATGGGCCACGGAGTCAAG TGGTTGCTAAGGTTTAAG GCCAGTGCTCAGAACATGAAGGCCGGAGCCACAGGTCTCCCTCGCACCAATCCACCCACACAGAAGCCGCCAAGCCCACCCATGTCAGGGAAGGGAACCATTGG GCGCCACTCCCCCTATAGGACACTCGAGCCGGTGCGTCCTCCCGTTGTCCCTAACGACTACGTCTCGAGCCCGACGCGCCATGGCAACATGGCGCCCCCACAGCAGAGCCCTGCACGCACTGCGTCTGTTAATCAGAGGAACCGCACGTACAG CAGTGGCAGCAGTGGAGGCAGCcaccccagcagcagcagccgcagcagcagcagagagaaTAGCGGCAGCGGCTCCGTGGGCTTGCCTATCGCCGTGCCAACGCCTGCCCCGCCCCCCACAGCATTCCCAG GTACTGCCCCTGCCCTTCCCAACCCTGCTAAGCCACctcccactaccactactactcccGTCCCATCTGATGGCCTCCCTGTACTCTCTCTAGCTCCTaatccctcccccacccccccacccgaGGGTCCACCcgttccccctcccccaccccagcTCCCCATTTCCGTCACTAGCACCAGCCCTGCTACTTTCAGCACTCCCGCACAAG GTGCCCCCCAGTTCTTCAGCATGAACCGGCCGGTGCAACCACAGAACCCTCCTGCGGTGGGGGGGTCTCTGCCATACCGCCGGCCCGCATCATTGACGGGCCAGCCCAACTCCAACATGGCCctgaaccagccccagcccaacggAGGACCCCACTTCAACCAGGTCCCAG GTCCTCTTgttgccccccctcccccctccatgcAGATCACTCCTCAGCTCCCTCTGATGGGCTTTGTGGCTCGGGTACAGGAGACCA AATTCTGTTTGTCTTCATACACTTTCAGCATGGATACCCAAACAACCACTCCAGCCCTCCGCCACATGCATGGGAATGCCAGTGTCAATCCACATGTCTACATTCCACTGGTTG AAGAAGCTGTGTTTGAGGAACCCACCCCGCCCCCTCCAGAGGActatgaggatgatgatgaggaggaagaagagTCGGCCGTGGTGGAATACAGTGATCCCTATGCAGAGGAGGACCCCCCGTGGGCCCCACGCACCTACATGGAGAAAG TGGTGGCGATCTACGACTACGCGGCGGACAAGGAGGACGAGCTATCCTTCAACGAGGGCGCTATCATCTACGTCATCAAGAAGAACGACGACGGCTGGTACGAAGGAACGATGAGTGGCACCACCGGCCTCTTCCCCGGAAACTACGTCGAGTCCATCATGCACTATGCCgactga